AAAATGAGTTTAACCGAAAATACTATCACTACAGCATCAAATACCCGAGTTAATGGACACATATTTTGCCTCTTGAATCAAAAGCATTACTTAATTTTTCCTGCAAATTACCTAGAATTGGATCTGAAATTCCCAAAGTACTACATGTCCATGGTCATCAAAGCAAAATTTCTACAAAGTAACAACACAACAAAGCCCAGAAGGCAACGGCCATCTAAAATTACGGTATTCTATAGTTACACGACCTTCTGTGGTTAATAGACGACCCACAACCGTTATAATTTTCTGCATCTTTACTAGGAGTAGACAATCCAGTTCTAACAACCCCTTCTGATTTGTTCTACATCAAGCACTTCTTTCTCATGTTAGGAAAGAAGCCTTAGTCCTTCTATCTTGCATGATTTTGTAATTACTTTAGTTCAGCGACTGGTGCAAGCACACAAAATAGGAACTAAATCCCCGGTTCATTTGTGCTGTCAGAATACACAAGCTAAGATAAAGCTGCATTTGAGTTTGCCCGCATTTTCAGTCCATCAGCATTAGCAAACTCAAATATTCAGTGGGAAACAACTCTGTTTTTTCTCCCCCATTTATTTGCATTAGTCTTAACTTCTGAATTCTTTTCTACACACGAAATGGCGTTCAAGAAAGAAGTGAACAACAAGAACCTATAGAACCACACAAAACCCCCCTCGGCTGCGTTAGGTTTAGCTTTGGGAATGAGCcttgaaaaaatacaaatatcttTGGCTTAAAGAGTTCTAAAGAAATGCAAActgcatttgataaaaaattatttatagaaCTATTTTATCGTAAAGggtgtttggtaattttttttttataaagggcttttagattttcttttttcttttttattaaaaaatattaaactctTTGTCGACTCTAATGAAGgtgaaaatagttttggaacaatgAGAGGTAAAatcgaaaaactaaaaatttatgttaatagtttaaaaaaaaaaaaaacgtaaattTTTAGAAGGCTGCAATGGCGAATATCAAGAGTCGAACGCGGGGCGCCTTGTTCTCCTTCTCGTGCTTCGATGATTCGTGGAAGtgacaaggaggaggaggagtagtGGCGAGTCAAACAAAGCCGAGCCGAAGCGGGAGACCGGCTTATGGAGCTGGACGATCGGGGGCCAGCCAGCCGAGGGCTGTTTGGAGACGAGGCTATTGCTATTCTTCGTCGGCGTAGCCCGATCCCGAGCTCTCGAGTCCGATCCGAGAGTTTACGAGGCGGAGCATTTCGCTAGTGGGCAGCCCGGCCCAATAGGCCCGACTCCTTCTTCGGTCTTGTGAGAGATTTTCCTGATTCGTTACTATGGGCCTTATTCGATGTATGATGTCCTCTTTTTAATGAAATCGTCTTGTTAATCCATTTTCGTAGAGCAGGCACGCCATCAAACTATGTGCGTCGGGTTCGCTCTTCTCCATTTATTTCCGTTTGGAGTCCGTAAAATCCCCGATAATGACATTTTTAATGGTGAACACTAGACTCTTGCATCGTTTGGCTCCTTTAGATTGGCATCTGACAAAAGCTTATCACACCTTTCGGTCAGCCAAAGGACTTGCTTTCCTAAGAAAACAAAAGCCAAATGCAGACTGTACATCAGACCATATTTGCTTTCTAGTGTTTAGTACAAGTGCTTCAATCTCCTAAGCTGGCATTAAAGTGTCGAAAAAACCCACATTGGCCCAACTCAACCCGACTCGACCCAACCCGAAAGTTAGCATGATATTAGGGTTGGGCCTTAGGTTTTTTCAGGTAGGGACTTTTAGATGCTTTTATTGTTAAGGTCGGGCCTACGTGGGTTTTTTGACACCTCCACAgcccaatctctctctctctctctctctctctctacacatgCACACATGCACAATGGGGACGAAACCACAGATCTGAGCCCAACTAATTGGTGTCGGCCCAACCCAACCCTACCTGTTCCCTTGGGTTGAATGATATTCAGGTCAAGCTAGGTTGGGTCAAGCATGCCCTGTAAGATTTCAAGTCAAGTCGAGTATCATGAAAACCCGACTTGACTTGGTCCTCTACGTATAGCAACAATGAAAGGTTTTGTGAGTTCAATGCTTTTAATTGTCTAATTGCTTCCCTAATGACTTGGCAAACATTAAACAAGTCTGCTTGATTAGTTAGAAACCACCTTGTCCCCATCCAACTAGACTGAGCGATGCCCCTTTGCTTctactttttgaatttttgtggcCTAAGAAGAATGGATAAGCCTACAGAATATTCCAAGCTCAACTCTATATTTTACGAAAAATTCTTGGACCAACAGTCAGAATTGGAAATTCTAGAAAACTGTTACCTCACCGATGTTGTCCTACAGGTGCTGTTTGTCACTAGCCCACATGACGAAGGTTCATTTACTATGTGTACCCTATGCACTGCCTTGAAATTTATATTTCCAGAACGATGCTTCCCCCTTGAAATGTATGTTCCCGTAACCAATTTGCCTAGGTAAAGCATTCCACATTGCAAGGCAGAGAAATTGACTATACGTATTCATTACGTGTTCCTCCACACATACATATCAGCATTCCATTTTAGATATAAAACTCCTCAACCCTGTGGATTCGGTAATCACTTTGCAACTGAATAGGGAGACCCCAAGATAAAATTCTATTTCAACGGAGGAAACGTCATGGGCAAGAACAATAACATTTATTCACATGAGTAGATAGTGAATGCAATCGATATAAGATTGCAGAATTGAGTCTACTAATTCATTTTTGGTAAAGTTGATACTTCAAATGCACAATCACATCCCTAAGAATATATCACCTTCGTACCAAGAAAGCCGATATGAAGATTCCGAATCCAAATTTGGCCCCAGTCCGGACGGTAAAACGAGTGCTTTTAGACGGGTGAGACGGAACAGACAACGCAAACTTTCAGGCGAGGGTTTTCGAATAATAgataaagaacaagaaagaaagaaagaaagaagaaaggaagagaagaatctTCAACAACAACCAGTCAGTCAAAACCATCGAGTCGCTATGCCAATGCTTATCTCGGTAGTCGGTACTTTTTGGTGGTTGCTAAACAGCTTACGCAGGACCACAGGTTAAGATTATACAGTTTATCTGTCGCCCTCGTAATCAAAGCCATTAATAGCGATCTTTCTCCAGAATTAATATAAATCATTGTCGCCCGTTGATTTCTTCGAGATTCAGCCGATCGCCAATCATCTCTCCAGAATCAAACCCTACACGTACACGAAAGATGATGTTAAAAAAATCCGCCTTACTGTCGAAGTGACTTCCAACATAAAACCCAAACGCCTCAAAAGCCACAGGTAACATCGTCTCCTCCAaccccaccctctctctccctctctctctctctgcaatttAATCTGATAAGGGCGTctggacaagaaaaaaaagaatcacaAGAATGATTCCTTACTCTTGGAATTCTATGTCGACGGAATCCGCGAAAGGCTTAGCGATTGCGTTGAACGCGTCCCCGGACAGGACCAACGTGGCGCCGGTCACGGACTGCTTGTACGCCGCCGCCGAGGAATCCGCCGAGAGGGCGTTGTCCATGATCTTGACCTGGATGGGGAGATCGCTCGCGCAGTTGGAAGGGACGGAAGGCGACCCGCCGACGCACCGCACCGCGTACACCCGGCCACAGGCCGCCCCGTTATCCCACAgatcgccgcccgccgccgcgaACAGGTTGCCCGGAGGAAGCTGTGAGGGGTCATCTCCATAGCATTCCGTCGCTAAACCAACAGCAAGAAAAGAAGGGATTTAGCAAGCTCTTCTCTCTTTCTgatccttctttcttttatttttgggtcgAAGACTTACGAGTGTACGGAGAGCTGTAATAAGCAGCTGTGCCGACGTCGGCGACGGCCCCGGAGCCGGAGATGGTCGCCAAGACCGTGAAAGCGAGGATGAGCAGCCGCTGCAcagaatacattttcttttggacCGGAAAGCCGTTCTATAAACAAGATTGGTTCTTGACTAATTTTATATTAGAGCTGGATGTGAAGCGCGGTGCTGCCGCTGGTGCGGCTCCTACCCCACAAACGGGAAAGCATAAAGAATACAAGCATTTAAAAATTGCGCAATTCTTCACAAACCATGTTATTAAAATTGTTCGTGTGAACTCGAATAGCGTAAGCAAAAGGGGCTCCGACggattttaatataaaaaaaaaaaaaagttggttcCCCAGTGTCCATAGGGTAAAGTCACCAAATAGAAAGAGCTCGTTAGTTCCAATCGTAAAGTGGGCCCACTTACCGGTCATAGGTTAAAGTCACCGAATGGAAAGAGCTTTTCAGCTTCAAAGTTAAAGTCGGACCATTTTTGAGGCActtatgacaaaatttttgaaacagatatcaattttattcaatGGACGAGTTTTGAGCgaaaaaatgcgtttgataatgatttaaaatttctatttctagggaCGGCGATGACCGATGTCCGATAGCCGGAGTCTGGAGTCTGGCATCTAGCGGTCGGCGGTCGACATCCGACATCTGACATCCGAAGTTCAGCATCCAGCATCCGACTAGCCAATGACTGGCGTCCGACATCCGAAGTCTGGCGTTCAATGTCCGGAGTCCGACAGCCAGTGAACGATGGGTGGTAACTAGAGTGaacgatgagaaaaattttaatttcttattcttgttccagaaatagaaatattaaaaattttaacttttgatttttactcctaatctatttatggaatagaaattcatttcaaaaatagaaaaattaaattgcgttaccaaacaaatttctattctaaacctgTTCcgtgaaatagaaaaatagataaatcaagaaatataaatattatcatGCACACCTCTAATGACTAGATAAGTTTAtagaattatatatatgtatatgtatatatatataattttaatgtGTTGGTACCCGCACGCCCAACTCTCCTCAATTCTCTTCcatatctttttcttcctcggGAGGAGAAAATATTTCCTCGTTGTTTAATGTCTAAAGGTTGCCAAAATCTGCAATGTCTTTATACGAAGAAGCTTAAGAACTTACTCATTTCCACGACACAAAACGTATAACTAAAAGTTCTTCCTTGGTTTGGTACGACGTGTTTTGTATACGGAGATAGACACGAATTCCCACTTTCGACAATCTCCGCTACGTGGCTCTCTCACATCATAGTCCTGCCTGCTTCAACCCACCCAAGCGACGGGGCAAAAAAGAGCTAGGGAAAAAATGGCGAGAGAGAAAGATGTACGGTCCTTCGAGAGCAACAAAATTCGTTGAGGTTCCTTGCTATTGCGTGCTAAAACTAATTTTGACACCTAAATATAGACGattcaatcatttatttatcacataaaaattaaatattaattcttaacctttaaataaaaatattataactaATTTACATCATACATAATTTAAGGagcatttattatttagtttcaTTAATTGCTTTTGCTTTGGACCAGTGATGGTGGTTTGAAGTTATGAGCTTAATATCCACATTGAATCTGCGGAATCATGAAATTCAAGCCCAATGAATACCTCACGTAGTCGAAAATTGCATGTGCCGCATGTGAGTtatcaaaattggaaaatttccaaaacttgGAATACAATGCGGCCATAAATGAGCAAGGAGGAgaatatatattcatatattcCTAACAAGGGCAAGCATGTGAAAGAAATATTGCAAGCTCATCTTTACAAGAATCGAAATCTATGAAAATTCTATTATGatcttgaatttttggcaatGTTTGATCAATCTCGGGGTTGGTATTttgattaaagaaataaaatcaatggacaaaccaaaggaaaaaggaattttttttctgaTCCTGTGAATATAAATGTGCGGACAAAGCATCATTAAAGCAAGCTCACAGTAGACAAGTGGGTGGACTCTCTTTTtagtgaagaagagaaaaaaagataagacgAGAGAGTCAGCGAGAGAATTTCCGGTCGTCTTGTAAAGCGTTCTTTCCATGAACGCAGCAAAAGACAGATGAGAGGAGGAGAGAACTGGATCAAAGGTCAACAAAAGAAGCTGgtcttattctctctctctcctttctggGCAAGTAGTGTACTTTGCCCATATTCTAGACGTTTTCTGCAGCTTCCCGACACTCCCATCGTTAGTTCATCGCAATAagcattaggggtgagcatggtttcccgataaaatttggaataatatcTTATTCAATTTCCAATTCTAAAGAGAGAGGTTCCAGGTCTTGGTTGCTCTTTTTTCGGAACTGACGATTCCTGATTCGATCGGGACTAGGATTcccaaattttaaattgtttatgccttttgcttttctttttgctttttaccAACGCGTTTTGGCTCTTATGAGATTCCCATCATCGAATTCACAAAACATACACTAATGGACATtgttcaatatttttttgtcagaatgtaatgatattttattaaaaGCCCGAAACTGATGAGTTACAAGAGGATTATAAATCCATACATTGAATTAACCAAAGAGGATGAGGGAGATGTACCACCCAATTCATCGAGAGGGAGCCAATCCGGTATACCTTAGCGACCCAATCACCTGCCTGATTAAATTGTATCGGTTCAAAGCAAATGGTAACTCCATTCAATTGACCCAATAAAGCAACGCAGTCTTGGGTTATAGATCGTGCAGCCTATGACGCTTTGGCCCggcccaaaatgcaatttaCCGCAGTTAAATTGTCAGACCATTCAGGAGACAAGAGTTGAAACTCCTTCAACTTGTGCCATTTGTGCGTCCCATTTTCTCTTCAGCCAGTTCAACGCCTCCCTAATAGTTAGGTTGAATCATTTTCGCGAGGCCATCGAGGAGGActccatctttctttctccatACCCCTGCTGCCGATCCCTCGCTGTCCACACTAATTTTGCAAAGACTGAGGTTCAGCGAGGTAGGTGGCGTTGCTGCCAAAGGCTGCTGGTCTGCTTGGTTTGTGCTTCCTTTCGGAtgtttttcttgtcatttttgCGAGTACAAAGTTTCTTCAACTATTAAGCTTTGGTTGGGATTTCTTGTGTTGAAGATCCGATTGTTCCGAGCCCTCCATACCCTCCAAATGGCTTCGACGAACACGGCTTTGGCTGGTGAGTCTTTCCTAACGGTGAGATTCTCCCGTGACCACTTATCCATTCGGTTACTAATTGCTGGAGAGTGGAGATGTGTCGGCTGCAATTCTATGGTCTGACCATATTGTTTTTGTCCAACGGGGAAAGCACGGATCGGGTCGAGCTAGCGAGAGGAGCTCGAGGATTCTGAGGAGGCTTCAATGGTGAATCTCGAGCGTCGAAGGATGAGGAGTGGTGAGTCAAACAGAGCCGAGCCGAAGCGGGAGACCGGCTTCTGGAGCCGGACGATCGGGGGCGAGCCGGCCGAAGGATGTTTGGGGACGAGGCTTTTGCTATTCTTCGTCGGCGTAGCCCGATCCCGAGCTCTCGAGTCCGATCCGAGAATTTCCTAGGCGGTGCATTTCGCAAGGGTGCAGCCCGGCCCAACAGGCCCGACTCCTTCTTTGGTCTTGTGAGAGATTTTACTGATTCGTTACTATGGGCCTCATTCGATGTGTGATCTCCTCTTTTTAGTAAAATCGTCTTGTTAATCTATTTTCGTAGGGTAGGCACGCCATCGAACCATGTGCGTCGGGTTCCCTCTTCTCTATTTATTTCCGTTTGGAGTCCGTAAAATCCCCGATAACGACATTTTCAATAGTGAACACTGGACTCTTGCATCGTTTGGCTTCTTTAGATTGGCATCTGAGAAAAGCTTTCCACACCTCTCGGTCAGCCGAAGTACTTGTTTTCCCAGGAAAACGAAAGCCAAATGCAGACTTAGATCTGACCGTATTTGATGCAGACGGTAGATCTGACCGTATTTGCGTTCTAACATTTAGTACAAGTGCTTTTGAATCTCCTAAGTTGGCATTAGAGGTGTGAAAAAAAAACCCACACTGGCCCAACTCAACCCGACTTGGTCCAACTCGATAATTAGGATATTTTGGGGTTAGGCCTTAGTCTTTTTCGGGTAAGGATATTAAAATGTATGTATTGTTAGGGTTGGGATTAGGTGGAGCTGGGGCGGGCCAGGCTGGCGTAGGTTCTTTGACACCTCCATagccaatctctctctccccccatgTGCACAATGACAATCAAAGGTTCCGTGAGTTCAGTGCTTTTAATTGCCTGATTGCTTCCGTGACGACTTGGCAAAGATTAAACAAGTCTGCTTGATCAGTTAGAAACTACCTTGTCCTCATCCAACTGACAACGTGATGCCCTTTTGCATCTATTTTTCAGAGTTTATTGGCCTAAGCAAAGTAGCTAAGCCTACAGAATACTCAAAGCTCGACTTCATATTTTATGAAAAGATCTTAGAAAGCGAAATCCTAGAAAGCTGTCGGCTCGCGATGTGGTCCTACAGGCTACTGTTTGTCAATGGCCCACATGACAAAGGTTCTTATGCTATATACCCTGCGCActtccttgaatttttttattttttcaagaacGATGCTTCCCCCTTGCAATCTATGTTCCCATAATCAATTGTCTTGGTGAAGCATTCCACGAGGCAGAGAAAGTGACTTCACGTATTCGCCGCATCTTCCTCCAAATATATATTAGCATTCCATTCTGGATATAGAACTCCTAGACCTCGAGAATTTTATAATCACTTTATAGCTGGATAGGGAGATTCAAAGATAGTGTCCTATTTTAATGGAGGATATGTCATGGGAGACAGTTGTTCACTTGAGTAGATAATGATCGAGATCGAgtatgaacaaaaagaaaaggagaagaaccTTCGACAGCGACTAGTCAAAACCGTTATAAACAGGATACACAGGACCGCATGTTACACTATAAACAGTTGATTTGTTGCCCACATAATAAAAACCATTAATACCAGTCTTTCTCCAGAAATAATTCGAATCGAAGTCACCCGTTCATCCCTTCGAAATTGAGCTGATCGCCGATCATATCACCAGAATCAGACCCTGCACGTTCCACCCAAAAGACGATATCAAAAAAATCAGCGTCAAAAGCCACGTCAAAACCCAAAACCTCAAAAGCCAGTAGCCACTGTAGCACCGTTTCCtctaacctctctctctctctctccctcccccgcCCACAACCATCGAGCTGTTACACGGCTCCATTCAATTTGAATAGGGCGTCTGAacggggaaaaaagaagaagaagaagcagaagcattGTTCCTTACTCTTGAAATTCGACGTCGATCGAATCTGCGAATGGCCTGGCAATTGCTTTAAACGCCTCTTCGGACAGGACCAATTTGGCGCCGGTCACGGACTGCTTGAACGCCGCCGCCGCAGACGTCGATGAGAGGGCGTTGTCGATGATCTTGATCCGGATTGGGCGATCGTCCGCGCAGTTTGAAGGGACAGACTGCGACGCGCTGATGCACCGCACTGTGTACACCCGTCCACAGGCCGCCCCATTATCCCATAGCTCGCTGCCCGCCGCCGCGAACAGGTTGGTCGGAGGAAGCTGGGATGGGTCACCTCCATAGCATTCCGTCGCTAAAATCCAACAGCAAGAAAAACGTGATTTAGCAAGCTAattcttctatcttttttttttccttttgggtcAATGACTTACGTGTGTACGGAGAGCTGTAATAAGCAGCTTTGCCGGAGTCGACGACGGCCCCGGAGACGGTCAGCCACATCATGGGAGCGAAgaggaggagcagcggcagCTGCACAGaagacattttttgttttttgttttttttatgggGCTATATagccttttttcttatttcttcgaTGAAGAAGAATGGTTTTCTACCCAATCGATGATCCGAACCTCAGGATGCAGATTAACTTTTCCTCACCCAATAGAAATCATATCAGCTCATAGATCTATAACACGATATCGTATAGTTAGCAGATGGAGGAGcagcaagaaaatttttaataagGAACCTTTTACGTGGAAGGACTTGAGGGTAATCAGCCTGAAGCTAGCGAATTTATACTGGATTTAAAGCCGAGGAACCGCTTTTACGAGGAAGGACTTTGAGGGTAATCAGCCTGAAGCTAGCGAATTTATGCTGGATTTAAAGCTAACGtgatatgaaatatatatattaattaacaAAAGTTGTACGAATGAGAGGCTACAAGGCTCGTGAATTCTTTTTCCCATGCTTGGTTCGATTCTTGTTATTCTCATATCTAATATCTACTCATATCATTAGATATGAGAATAACTTCCTTACGTCTGATAATGAAACTTTCCTTGACCGCTTTTGATAGAGGATCGATTTCACTAATAAAGAAGAGACTGAAGAGAATTCTCCCTAAAATGATTATAACCGATCTTCTGAAGAACACAAGCAACAAAATTAGAATCATGAACTAGTGTCGTTGATACAATTAGAGCGCTTGAAGCCAGATCAATATAATTCACCgggaagaatttgaaaaaacCTTTATAGATACTTCTGCTCGTATTAATATCATGTCATGTGGCCGATCTCTCACTTTCTTGTGTAAAAAAGGGCAAGAGGGGCGTCATCACCTTTTCAAAGATAATATAGTTTTTGTTGTGTCCATCTGCTTTTACACTAGTACTATAGCCACCGCAAAGCTTGTGATCTTGGAGAATA
This Eucalyptus grandis isolate ANBG69807.140 chromosome 7, ASM1654582v1, whole genome shotgun sequence DNA region includes the following protein-coding sequences:
- the LOC104428621 gene encoding putative EG45-like domain containing protein 1, giving the protein MYSVQRLLILAFTVLATISGSGAVADVGTAAYYSSPYTPTECYGDDPSQLPPGNLFAAAGGDLWDNGAACGRVYAVRCVGGSPSVPSNCASDLPIQVKIMDNALSADSSAAAYKQSVTGATLVLSGDAFNAIAKPFADSVDIEFQEV